One genomic segment of candidate division KSB1 bacterium includes these proteins:
- a CDS encoding lysophospholipid acyltransferase family protein, whose product MSLLWRRTRKRIKNWLIYIFVKAGLRWINSAARDTAIKFLKNLALFGFYLIGSERRKTIDHLTLIYGSHYDQKTIYRMARAVFINLGRNMADAFRLPCYGSHNIDRYVTAWGLEKLDRALARGRGVLAITGHIGNWELMGAYLAIKGYPVNVVGAPIYDPRLDALVVSNRERSGMKYIARGGATREILRALARNEIIGLLIDQDTRHVDGVFIDFLGKLAYTPVGPTILALKTQAAVVPMAIHIGPDNRHYIEIGDQLDLEISGDASQDRVTNTQRFSDAIAQVIQKYPTQWVWMHQRWKTKPEDVASKDLH is encoded by the coding sequence GTGAGTTTATTGTGGCGTCGCACCCGAAAGCGGATAAAAAACTGGTTGATCTACATATTTGTGAAAGCAGGGCTGCGGTGGATCAATAGCGCGGCTCGGGATACAGCGATAAAATTTCTCAAGAACCTGGCATTATTCGGGTTCTATCTGATTGGTTCGGAACGTCGCAAGACCATCGATCACCTAACCCTGATCTATGGCTCTCATTATGATCAAAAAACTATTTACCGCATGGCGCGAGCCGTATTCATCAATCTGGGACGGAATATGGCCGACGCATTTCGATTGCCATGTTACGGTTCTCACAACATCGATCGCTACGTCACAGCCTGGGGATTGGAAAAGTTAGATCGAGCGCTGGCTCGCGGCAGAGGGGTCTTGGCCATAACTGGTCATATCGGCAACTGGGAGCTGATGGGCGCTTATTTAGCAATAAAAGGTTACCCAGTCAATGTCGTCGGCGCTCCTATTTACGATCCCAGACTCGATGCGCTGGTGGTAAGCAATCGGGAACGTTCCGGCATGAAATATATCGCACGCGGGGGTGCGACGCGAGAAATTTTGCGCGCTCTGGCACGCAATGAGATCATCGGCTTGCTGATCGATCAGGATACCCGCCATGTCGATGGCGTTTTTATTGATTTTTTAGGAAAGTTGGCCTACACTCCAGTAGGTCCCACAATTTTAGCCCTAAAAACCCAAGCAGCAGTGGTCCCGATGGCCATTCATATTGGCCCCGATAACCGCCATTACATTGAGATCGGTGACCAGCTTGATCTCGAAATCTCTGGCGATGCATCACAGGATCGTGTGACAAACACGCAACGCTTCTCTGATGCCATCGCCCAGGTCATTCAAAAATATCCCACTCAGTGGGTTTGGATGCATCAAAGATGGAAAACAAAGCCCGAGGACGTGGCAAGCAAAGACCTCCATTAA
- the lptC gene encoding LPS export ABC transporter periplasmic protein LptC produces the protein MNNSPKFCIIFVAMLVAFGCGTRESQLTSQQNVNEIPDQEGWNSTVTTSKNGKVAAVIRYGHMQRFKERQLVELDGKVMVDFFNEQGMHTSNLVADRGRLDETTNNIEAFGNVVVVSDTGITLKTERLRWDNSIEKIVSNDFVTIITADQDTFYGKGFESDQNLENWRIIAFSGKTSRALDLNLQPERKKSKKEE, from the coding sequence GTGAACAATAGTCCAAAATTTTGTATTATCTTTGTCGCCATGCTGGTGGCTTTCGGCTGCGGAACCAGGGAATCGCAACTGACATCGCAACAAAATGTAAATGAAATCCCAGACCAGGAGGGTTGGAACTCCACCGTGACTACCAGCAAAAATGGCAAGGTTGCTGCCGTCATCAGATATGGCCACATGCAACGGTTTAAGGAGCGCCAACTGGTGGAACTCGATGGAAAGGTGATGGTCGATTTTTTCAACGAGCAGGGGATGCATACTTCGAACCTGGTGGCGGACAGAGGCAGGTTGGATGAAACAACCAATAACATCGAGGCGTTCGGCAATGTCGTCGTCGTATCAGATACTGGGATCACGCTAAAGACTGAACGTTTGCGGTGGGATAACAGTATCGAAAAGATCGTGTCGAACGATTTTGTCACAATCATCACGGCTGATCAGGACACGTTCTACGGCAAGGGATTCGAATCCGATCAAAATCTCGAAAATTGGCGCATCATCGCTTTTTCTGGTAAAACCAGCCGGGCATTGGACCTCAATCTTCAACCAGAGCGGAAAAAGTCAAAAAAAGAGGAATAA
- the kdsB gene encoding 3-deoxy-manno-octulosonate cytidylyltransferase: MNAIGIIPARYASTRFPGKPLADILGKPMIQWVYEQARLSQLLERVIVATDDQRIFKAVENFGGEVIMTSPDAANGTERVAEVAKRLTATFIVNIQGDEPLIDPAVIDQLVMLMRENPEAPMGTLVKRIKNIEDLNNPNIPKVVVDKDFYALYFSRSVIPFFRDERDQRHWLMKSTYYQHIGLYIYRRDFLMQLVKLPPSILERIEQLEQLRVLENGYKIKVALTETDSIGVDVPADIDRVIAQLHGRAA, from the coding sequence ATGAACGCAATCGGAATTATCCCCGCTCGCTATGCCTCAACGCGGTTCCCAGGGAAACCGCTGGCCGATATTCTTGGGAAACCGATGATCCAATGGGTCTATGAACAAGCTCGGCTGTCTCAATTGTTAGAACGAGTGATCGTCGCGACAGATGATCAAAGAATTTTTAAAGCGGTTGAGAATTTTGGCGGGGAAGTCATCATGACCTCTCCAGATGCTGCGAATGGCACCGAACGGGTCGCAGAGGTAGCCAAACGATTAACGGCCACTTTCATTGTCAATATTCAAGGCGATGAGCCACTGATCGATCCAGCGGTCATCGATCAACTGGTGATGTTAATGCGTGAAAATCCTGAGGCGCCGATGGGTACGTTGGTCAAGCGGATCAAAAACATCGAGGATCTCAATAACCCGAATATTCCGAAGGTGGTGGTCGATAAGGACTTTTATGCGTTATATTTTTCGCGGTCTGTGATCCCATTTTTTCGAGACGAAAGGGATCAGCGGCACTGGTTGATGAAATCGACCTATTATCAGCATATTGGACTTTATATCTATCGGCGCGATTTTCTGATGCAGTTGGTGAAGCTCCCACCTTCTATTTTGGAACGAATTGAACAACTGGAGCAATTGCGAGTGCTGGAAAATGGGTACAAAATTAAAGTCGCGCTTACTGAGACGGACTCGATTGGCGTGGATGTGCCGGCCGATATCGATCGGGTCATAGCACAATTACATGGGAGAGCAGCTTGA
- the mobB gene encoding molybdopterin-guanine dinucleotide biosynthesis protein B — MYALQIVGYHKSGKTTTVHELVKRLKRARFSVATIKDIHREDFELDTPNSNTYVHKQAGADLVIARGERETDFMYYRRMEFLEIASKIPCDWLVVEGFKQFPLPKIVCGRTEEDLDDLIDRRTFAIAGVVANTRNEYRGMPVFNVLDAQQADELFDLVQAKVFPMLPYVDDQCCQRCGLTCAELVEAIIQGEKTYQDCHIQQGTIRLKIGQREIPMVPFVQRILKNNILAIAAELHGWQQDQRIEIIIDPAA, encoded by the coding sequence ATGTACGCCTTGCAAATCGTCGGCTATCATAAATCTGGCAAAACGACAACTGTACATGAGTTGGTGAAACGCTTAAAGCGCGCCCGATTTTCTGTGGCAACAATCAAGGATATTCATCGGGAAGATTTTGAATTGGATACTCCGAATTCCAATACTTATGTCCATAAGCAAGCTGGTGCAGATTTGGTGATCGCACGTGGGGAGCGGGAGACGGATTTCATGTACTACCGTCGAATGGAATTTTTAGAAATTGCCTCTAAAATCCCTTGCGACTGGTTAGTGGTAGAGGGTTTCAAACAATTTCCGCTTCCCAAAATTGTCTGTGGCAGAACCGAAGAAGATCTGGATGATTTGATCGATCGCCGCACCTTTGCAATCGCTGGTGTCGTTGCCAATACCCGAAACGAGTATCGGGGAATGCCAGTGTTCAACGTATTAGATGCGCAGCAAGCAGATGAATTATTCGATCTGGTTCAAGCTAAAGTCTTTCCCATGTTGCCGTATGTGGATGATCAATGCTGCCAGCGCTGTGGGTTGACTTGCGCTGAGCTTGTTGAGGCGATTATTCAGGGAGAGAAAACTTATCAGGATTGCCACATTCAACAGGGCACGATTCGCCTAAAAATCGGCCAACGGGAAATCCCTATGGTTCCATTTGTGCAAAGGATTCTTAAGAATAATATCCTGGCCATTGCGGCAGAATTGCATGGCTGGCAGCAAGATCAGCGGATTGAGATCATCATTGATCCAGCTGCATAA
- a CDS encoding energy-coupling factor transporter transmembrane protein EcfT, whose protein sequence is MSELIMNVFRPNFHFLTILLLGCSATIWAIAERGYFMPLLWLIILSIWIALTAPGEFRMFLRRVSQIGLLLTIISLVQIVFRRQGEVLLAFRNWPIVFSDGLREAILLWIRFMIIFMLAYIFSRVSLYEFLLFLNKMKVSLQFSLLLLTTVKFIPFMFQEAKKGLWTLRFRGIDMNQLSLKGKYVSLKKLLLPLVIRGIHYATFSSLALELRGYGAVSRIEIQEAYPLKAWDFGMITVIMLINAYGVIYF, encoded by the coding sequence ATGAGCGAGTTGATTATGAACGTGTTCCGACCTAATTTCCATTTCCTAACGATTCTGCTACTGGGTTGCTCTGCGACCATCTGGGCAATAGCAGAACGAGGCTATTTCATGCCGTTATTATGGCTGATTATTCTTTCCATCTGGATCGCCCTCACAGCTCCAGGAGAGTTCAGAATGTTTCTCCGACGCGTCTCGCAAATTGGGCTACTCCTTACCATTATCTCGCTGGTTCAAATTGTCTTTCGCCGCCAAGGCGAAGTGCTCCTCGCATTTCGGAATTGGCCGATCGTCTTTTCCGATGGCTTGCGCGAGGCGATTTTGCTTTGGATCCGGTTCATGATTATTTTCATGCTGGCGTACATCTTCAGCCGTGTTTCGCTATACGAATTTCTTTTATTCTTAAACAAAATGAAAGTATCATTGCAATTCAGCCTATTGCTTCTCACCACCGTGAAATTCATCCCTTTCATGTTTCAAGAAGCAAAGAAAGGTCTGTGGACGCTTCGATTTCGAGGCATAGATATGAACCAGCTAAGCCTGAAGGGAAAATACGTATCGCTTAAAAAATTGCTATTGCCATTGGTCATTCGGGGCATTCATTATGCGACTTTCTCCTCTTTGGCGTTGGAGCTTCGTGGCTACGGTGCTGTTTCCCGAATTGAAATTCAAGAAGCTTATCCTTTAAAAGCCTGGGATTTTGGAATGATAACAGTGATCATGCTCATCAACGCCTATGGGGTGATCTATTTTTAA
- a CDS encoding KpsF/GutQ family sugar-phosphate isomerase, with translation MPESNNKIALQTISIGKEVIRKEAQAIFDLEQKINSEFAQAVELLAQCKGRVIISGMGKSGIIGRKIAATLTSTGTAAMFLHPAEGMHGDLGAVHKDDVVICISKSGNTSELFQIFPVLKRIGVPIISIVGNRRSRIAERSDIVLDASVKEEACPFNLAPTSSTTAALVIGDALAVALLKRRNFTAEQFAMFHPGGSLGKKLSIKIDDVMFTGDRIPKVTEDLPLEKVIFEITSKRFGSTCVVDQQDRLIGIITDGDIRRLVEKTKDIWDLKASQIMTRNPKTVKLGTLAAEALKLMTDFSIMQVIIVDDNNHPRGIVHIHDLLEAGIL, from the coding sequence ATGCCGGAGAGCAATAACAAGATAGCGCTTCAGACGATTTCCATCGGGAAAGAGGTCATTCGGAAAGAGGCCCAGGCGATATTTGATCTTGAACAGAAAATCAACTCCGAGTTCGCTCAGGCAGTGGAACTGCTCGCCCAATGCAAAGGGAGGGTGATCATTTCTGGGATGGGAAAGTCTGGCATCATTGGCCGCAAGATCGCTGCAACGTTAACAAGCACTGGGACGGCCGCCATGTTTTTGCACCCAGCCGAGGGGATGCATGGCGATCTGGGCGCGGTCCATAAGGATGACGTGGTGATTTGCATCTCGAAAAGTGGTAATACGAGCGAGCTATTTCAGATCTTCCCAGTGCTAAAACGGATTGGCGTGCCGATCATCTCGATCGTGGGCAATCGTCGCTCGCGGATCGCGGAACGAAGCGACATCGTTTTAGACGCAAGCGTCAAAGAAGAGGCATGCCCATTTAACCTCGCCCCCACATCCAGCACCACGGCTGCCCTGGTCATCGGCGATGCCCTGGCGGTGGCGTTGCTGAAGCGACGCAATTTCACCGCCGAACAATTTGCCATGTTTCACCCTGGGGGAAGTCTGGGCAAAAAACTATCGATCAAAATCGACGATGTCATGTTCACTGGTGATCGCATTCCCAAAGTGACCGAAGATTTGCCTTTAGAAAAGGTGATCTTTGAAATTACATCGAAACGGTTCGGTTCCACCTGCGTCGTGGACCAACAGGATCGATTGATCGGCATCATTACCGATGGCGACATCCGTCGTTTGGTTGAGAAAACCAAGGATATTTGGGACCTCAAGGCCAGCCAGATCATGACTCGTAATCCCAAAACGGTGAAGCTGGGGACATTGGCAGCTGAGGCGCTCAAGCTTATGACCGATTTCAGCATCATGCAAGTGATCATTGTGGACGATAACAATCATCCCCGCGGGATCGTTCATATTCATGACCTTTTGGAGGCCGGCATTCTGTGA
- the gatC gene encoding Asp-tRNA(Asn)/Glu-tRNA(Gln) amidotransferase subunit GatC: MLISIEEVDRIARLSRLRFSDTEKQKLAIELSQIVAYIDKLNELDLTEVPPMSQVIELGNRMRDDEAVPWFSPEQALQNAPARQGNFFSVPKVIKKD; encoded by the coding sequence ATGTTAATTTCAATTGAAGAGGTGGATCGAATCGCTCGATTGTCGCGGCTCAGATTTAGCGATACAGAAAAGCAGAAATTAGCCATAGAGCTTTCTCAAATTGTCGCTTACATCGACAAGTTGAACGAACTGGATTTGACAGAGGTCCCTCCAATGTCACAGGTCATCGAGCTCGGCAATCGGATGCGGGACGATGAAGCTGTGCCATGGTTCAGTCCCGAGCAGGCTCTGCAAAATGCGCCGGCTCGCCAAGGCAATTTTTTTAGCGTGCCAAAGGTGATTAAAAAAGATTAA
- the lptB gene encoding LPS export ABC transporter ATP-binding protein — MKLKLQAERLVKIYSKRTVVNEVSLYVEQGEIVGLLGPNGAGKTTTFYMITGMIRPTRGTIWLNNQEITDLPMYRRARMGIGYLSQESSIFRKLTVEENILAILETMPLSRSERKLRLEQLLNELNISHLAKNKAYTLSGGERRRVEITRALVTNPKFILLDEPFAGIDPIAVEDIQTIVKGLTSKGIGVLITDHNVHETLSITDRAYLLYEGVVLKSGSSEFLANDPETRRLYLGEKFRLDR; from the coding sequence ATGAAATTGAAGCTACAAGCGGAACGACTGGTAAAGATCTATAGCAAACGAACTGTTGTGAACGAGGTCAGCCTGTATGTTGAACAGGGCGAGATCGTTGGACTATTAGGGCCGAATGGTGCTGGCAAAACCACCACTTTTTACATGATCACTGGGATGATTCGGCCTACCCGGGGGACAATCTGGCTGAATAACCAGGAAATCACCGATCTGCCGATGTACCGTCGGGCACGGATGGGCATTGGCTATCTTTCACAGGAATCGTCGATCTTCCGAAAGCTGACGGTTGAAGAAAACATTTTAGCAATTCTGGAGACCATGCCCCTGTCGCGCTCAGAACGCAAGCTACGGCTTGAACAATTGCTGAACGAACTCAACATTTCTCATCTGGCAAAAAACAAGGCCTACACCTTATCTGGAGGTGAGCGCCGACGCGTAGAGATTACGCGAGCTTTGGTCACCAATCCGAAATTCATCCTTTTGGATGAGCCATTCGCTGGTATCGACCCGATCGCCGTGGAGGATATTCAGACGATCGTCAAGGGCTTGACCAGCAAGGGTATTGGAGTGCTGATTACGGATCATAATGTTCACGAAACGCTCTCGATTACCGATCGGGCTTATTTGCTGTATGAGGGAGTGGTACTGAAGTCGGGCAGTTCGGAATTTCTTGCCAATGATCCAGAGACCCGACGGCTCTATTTGGGAGAGAAATTTCGATTAGATCGATGA
- a CDS encoding HAD-IIIA family hydrolase, which yields MSEKINKIKLLLLDVDGVLTDGGIILGESDQEFKIFNIKDGLGIKLAQAAGLEVGIITGRASAAVQRRAEDLGIKILFQGQSDKRAAYEQIRANLGLGDHEIAYVGDDLNDLPVLRRVGVRCTVADASEDVKREADYISQLPGGKGAVREIIEWILKRQGKWEFVIQKFRSAEL from the coding sequence CTGTCCGAAAAAATCAACAAGATCAAATTGCTATTGCTCGATGTCGATGGCGTCCTAACTGATGGGGGCATCATTCTTGGCGAATCGGATCAAGAGTTCAAGATATTTAACATCAAAGATGGCTTGGGCATCAAACTGGCTCAAGCGGCTGGGCTGGAAGTCGGCATCATCACTGGGCGCGCTTCGGCGGCGGTCCAACGCCGGGCAGAGGATTTAGGCATCAAAATCTTGTTCCAGGGACAATCGGATAAGCGGGCTGCATACGAACAGATTCGAGCAAATTTGGGGCTAGGCGACCATGAAATCGCCTATGTGGGCGATGATCTCAATGATTTGCCAGTGCTCAGACGGGTTGGGGTGCGTTGCACGGTGGCCGATGCTTCCGAAGATGTGAAACGAGAAGCAGATTATATTAGCCAACTGCCAGGTGGCAAAGGGGCGGTACGCGAAATCATTGAATGGATCTTAAAACGACAGGGAAAATGGGAATTCGTCATCCAGAAATTCCGATCTGCTGAGCTCTGA
- a CDS encoding CTP synthase, which yields MKGNNHTKYIIVTGGVVSSLGKGVASASIGALLQARGLNVTILKMDPYINVDPGTLSPYQHGEVYVTDDGAETDLDLGHYERFLNKDMTRRNNTTTGQIYYTVIQRERNGDYLGKTVQVIPHITDEIMRRILDLADGETKTDVVITEVGGTVGDIESLPFLEAIRQLRLDVGPKNLINIHLTLVPYIRAAGELKTKPTQHSVMRLREIGIQPDILLCRAETKLDADLKKKIALFCNVPIRAVIDAPDVSTIYEIPLMFHEGGLDDIIVEELNLNCKKPDLREWEQFVHKIKNPGSEVTIAVCGKYVGLHDSYKSIIEAFIHAGVANDTRVNLKWVDSELLEKQNAAEVLSDISGLLIPGGFGGRGIEGKISAVRFARENNIPFFGICLGLQCAVIEFARHVCQLRDANSTEFNESTPHPVIDLMEEQKRIKAKGGTMRLGAQPCFIKKGTRAAAAYSAEKISERHRHRLEVNNKYRSLLEQHGLIMSGINPDLDLVEIIELKNHPWFLGVQFHPELKSRALNAHPLFREFVAAALEFQKNAAKGKNVPSKH from the coding sequence TTGAAAGGGAACAATCATACCAAATATATCATTGTGACGGGGGGTGTTGTATCATCTCTTGGCAAGGGGGTTGCGTCGGCCTCAATCGGTGCGTTATTGCAGGCGCGAGGATTAAACGTCACGATCCTGAAAATGGACCCTTACATTAACGTCGATCCAGGGACATTAAGCCCCTATCAGCATGGAGAAGTCTATGTGACCGATGATGGTGCAGAGACCGATCTGGATCTGGGTCATTACGAACGTTTTTTGAACAAAGATATGACGCGTCGGAACAACACGACCACCGGCCAGATCTACTACACGGTGATTCAACGGGAACGGAATGGCGATTATTTGGGCAAAACCGTTCAGGTGATCCCCCACATTACCGATGAGATCATGCGTCGTATTTTGGATTTAGCAGATGGCGAAACGAAAACGGATGTGGTGATCACTGAAGTCGGCGGAACGGTCGGCGATATTGAAAGCCTGCCCTTTTTGGAGGCGATCCGTCAGCTTCGGTTGGATGTGGGGCCGAAAAATCTTATCAACATTCATTTGACATTGGTCCCCTATATTCGCGCCGCAGGGGAACTGAAGACCAAGCCGACCCAACATTCAGTGATGCGATTGCGGGAGATCGGTATTCAACCTGATATTTTGCTCTGTCGCGCCGAAACAAAATTGGACGCAGATCTCAAAAAAAAGATCGCCCTATTCTGCAACGTCCCCATCCGCGCGGTCATCGATGCCCCAGATGTCTCCACCATTTATGAAATCCCATTGATGTTCCATGAAGGCGGCCTGGATGATATTATTGTTGAAGAATTAAATTTGAATTGCAAAAAACCAGATTTAAGGGAATGGGAACAATTCGTCCATAAGATCAAAAACCCTGGGTCAGAAGTGACCATTGCGGTGTGCGGCAAATATGTGGGGCTTCACGATTCTTACAAAAGCATCATCGAGGCCTTCATCCATGCTGGAGTGGCAAATGACACGCGCGTCAATTTGAAATGGGTGGATTCGGAGCTATTGGAAAAACAGAATGCAGCCGAGGTATTATCGGACATTTCCGGGCTCCTGATACCAGGCGGCTTTGGTGGACGCGGTATTGAAGGGAAGATCAGTGCGGTCCGTTTTGCTCGCGAAAACAATATTCCGTTTTTTGGGATATGCTTGGGATTGCAGTGCGCCGTGATCGAATTCGCTCGTCATGTCTGCCAATTGAGGGATGCGAATAGCACGGAATTCAACGAATCCACTCCTCATCCGGTGATCGATTTGATGGAGGAGCAGAAGCGGATTAAAGCCAAGGGCGGCACGATGCGGCTTGGCGCTCAGCCGTGCTTCATTAAAAAAGGTACCCGAGCTGCCGCTGCATATAGCGCCGAGAAAATCAGTGAGCGCCATCGCCATCGGCTGGAGGTCAATAACAAGTACCGATCGTTGCTTGAACAGCATGGTTTAATCATGAGCGGGATCAACCCGGATCTGGATTTAGTGGAGATCATCGAGCTGAAGAATCATCCTTGGTTCCTGGGGGTCCAGTTTCATCCTGAATTAAAATCCCGCGCCCTGAACGCTCACCCATTGTTTCGTGAGTTCGTCGCCGCAGCCCTGGAATTTCAAAAAAATGCGGCCAAGGGCAAAAACGTTCCTTCAAAGCACTGA
- a CDS encoding Ig-like domain-containing protein: protein MKRSICIFVIAECALLLNCKALDMLFNQPPIIVNLTANPQEIAVNDTTTLHVEATDPENDFLSYRWECKLGGTFIENYLETVTWIAPATAGRFPIIITVSDENGSKTKDTVFVNVRDETKPFVMITQPVENQTILGLGFYTIKVKVTYLWPIRSVDFFINDKLSYTDYSSPYQWNNWNVTGLSGRKTIMVKAYDAKDPTNWGADSVHVTIEGASSLPNQGL, encoded by the coding sequence ATGAAGCGATCAATTTGCATTTTTGTCATAGCTGAATGCGCGCTATTGCTGAATTGCAAAGCATTGGATATGCTGTTCAACCAACCTCCAATTATTGTCAATTTAACGGCCAATCCGCAAGAGATCGCTGTCAACGATACCACTACTTTGCACGTCGAGGCCACAGACCCGGAAAACGACTTTTTGTCTTATCGATGGGAGTGCAAGTTGGGAGGGACGTTCATTGAGAATTATTTAGAGACGGTCACCTGGATCGCGCCGGCCACTGCGGGCCGCTTTCCCATTATCATTACTGTCTCCGATGAAAACGGCAGCAAAACAAAGGACACCGTCTTTGTGAATGTGCGCGATGAAACGAAACCGTTCGTCATGATTACGCAACCAGTGGAAAACCAAACGATCCTCGGATTAGGATTTTATACGATCAAGGTAAAAGTGACATACCTTTGGCCGATTCGGTCGGTTGACTTTTTCATCAACGATAAACTGTCTTATACCGATTACTCCAGCCCATATCAATGGAACAATTGGAATGTGACGGGTCTTTCAGGCCGGAAGACCATTATGGTCAAAGCGTATGACGCAAAAGACCCGACCAATTGGGGAGCTGATTCAGTTCATGTCACGATTGAAGGTGCGAGTTCGCTACCAAACCAGGGATTATAA
- the kdsA gene encoding 3-deoxy-8-phosphooctulonate synthase — protein sequence MMKAIRINNITITENSPFVLIAGPCVIETERIALQTAEEIRKITDELRIPYIYKSSYSKANRQSIESYTGPGLEQGLRILEKVKQSFEIPILTDIHSPQEAAPVAEVADVLQIPAFLCRQTDIVVAAAKTGKPINIKKGQFMAPEDMGAIAAKAVHFGNDQIMLTERGTTFGYHNLVVDFRSLVIMKNLGYPVVFDATHSLQLPGGAHGKSGGQPQFIFPLARAGMAVGVQALFLETHPCVEEALCDAANMLPLQQLRSLLVQLKELDGIIKKI from the coding sequence ATCATGAAAGCCATTCGAATCAATAATATTACAATAACCGAAAATTCTCCATTTGTACTGATCGCTGGTCCCTGTGTCATCGAAACCGAGCGAATTGCGCTTCAAACGGCTGAGGAGATCAGAAAAATCACTGACGAGTTGCGAATCCCTTATATCTACAAATCTTCATACAGCAAAGCCAATCGGCAGAGCATCGAGTCCTATACTGGGCCTGGATTAGAGCAGGGGCTGAGAATACTGGAAAAAGTAAAGCAATCATTCGAAATACCAATTCTGACGGATATTCATTCCCCGCAGGAGGCTGCACCAGTGGCTGAGGTGGCAGATGTGTTGCAGATTCCAGCATTTTTATGTCGGCAGACCGATATAGTTGTTGCGGCGGCGAAGACAGGCAAACCGATCAACATTAAAAAGGGGCAATTCATGGCGCCAGAGGATATGGGGGCAATTGCGGCCAAGGCGGTCCATTTTGGCAATGATCAAATTATGTTGACGGAACGCGGCACCACATTCGGCTACCATAATCTCGTCGTCGATTTTCGATCGTTGGTAATCATGAAGAACCTGGGTTATCCAGTGGTGTTTGATGCCACTCATAGTCTGCAATTGCCGGGGGGCGCTCATGGGAAATCAGGCGGCCAGCCGCAATTCATTTTTCCACTGGCACGAGCAGGTATGGCAGTAGGCGTGCAGGCGCTCTTTCTTGAAACACACCCCTGTGTTGAGGAAGCGCTCTGCGATGCGGCCAACATGCTTCCACTCCAACAATTGCGATCATTATTAGTTCAATTAAAAGAACTGGATGGTATTATCAAAAAGATTTGA
- a CDS encoding CsgG/HfaB family protein, with translation MINKCKILIWLVFLISRGIPNLFAQQAQDSTKIIVAVMDFKNNSSVFGYDRFERTITELLKTELSRSTDLLVVERSKLEAILREQALAQAGILATQEAQQVGRLAGADFIISGEINAIGSQFRIDAHLIKAGTGQISGEKVTSRSADNIEQMIRLLAQNIIFNLTGKGERLQSAKLRNYRSHWAALGTIALAAATAIFHFNYQNKYDRYLQTDLFGDFDRYYSDANRSYRARNISLSATIAGTLATIALWKRDRSDNNYIYASSDSKAFPIKATFEDQEQGKFSVSFTLQF, from the coding sequence ATGATAAACAAATGTAAAATTCTTATCTGGTTGGTCTTCCTAATTTCGAGGGGAATCCCCAATCTATTTGCACAGCAAGCCCAGGATAGCACCAAAATCATCGTTGCAGTAATGGATTTCAAAAATAACAGCTCGGTTTTTGGCTACGATCGCTTCGAGCGGACGATCACAGAATTGCTAAAAACGGAGCTCTCGCGTTCCACTGATCTTCTGGTGGTAGAGCGAAGCAAACTCGAAGCCATTTTGAGAGAACAAGCACTGGCTCAAGCTGGGATCTTGGCTACGCAAGAGGCCCAGCAAGTGGGTCGATTGGCTGGAGCAGATTTTATTATCTCGGGAGAGATCAACGCCATTGGCTCCCAGTTCCGTATCGATGCGCATTTGATAAAAGCGGGCACTGGTCAGATTTCAGGGGAGAAAGTAACGAGCCGCTCTGCTGACAACATTGAGCAAATGATCAGACTGTTAGCCCAAAACATCATCTTCAACCTGACTGGGAAAGGCGAACGACTGCAATCTGCCAAATTGCGCAATTATCGCTCGCATTGGGCAGCATTAGGCACCATCGCACTTGCCGCCGCGACGGCCATCTTTCATTTCAATTATCAAAATAAATACGATCGCTACCTCCAAACAGATCTATTTGGTGACTTTGATCGGTATTATTCCGATGCAAATCGCTCTTATCGGGCTCGTAACATATCGCTCAGCGCCACAATTGCGGGAACTTTGGCAACAATAGCCCTATGGAAACGCGATCGGAGTGATAATAACTATATCTATGCCAGCAGCGATTCGAAGGCTTTCCCAATCAAGGCCACATTCGAAGACCAGGAACAAGGAAAATTTTCCGTTTCCTTCACCCTCCAATTTTAA